A stretch of Desulfobacter hydrogenophilus DNA encodes these proteins:
- the trbJ gene encoding P-type conjugative transfer protein TrbJ, which yields MKNKITIALLSIITSVNVSIAGIPVTCLNCSNLFTQALEYIKDIEQLAEEIKQYEQLVKQTENAITNTMNLPSNLLSNLQSQIKVAVSNVSRLNSYKADMDALYTIFTDTWPELEEIKVDGVLMKDRIAAKQNQFKKAAEKVDNILQSNFRLSGQQLQDLQDSGDFDNYVDDLLSTKEGRQQAIEAGNQINALTVHEMRQTRALLANYVQAQAAESAQKQNEEKQLEAEEEREQSTGVDMKADILPELFR from the coding sequence ATGAAGAACAAAATTACAATCGCTTTATTGTCCATCATTACCTCTGTCAATGTGTCTATAGCCGGTATTCCTGTTACCTGTCTTAATTGTTCTAATTTATTCACACAAGCACTTGAATATATAAAAGATATAGAGCAATTGGCAGAAGAGATCAAACAGTACGAACAACTCGTTAAACAAACAGAAAACGCCATCACGAATACCATGAATCTGCCCAGCAACCTGCTTTCAAACCTTCAATCTCAAATCAAGGTGGCTGTTTCCAACGTAAGCCGTTTGAACTCTTACAAGGCCGATATGGATGCTCTCTATACTATTTTTACGGATACCTGGCCTGAGCTTGAGGAAATTAAGGTTGATGGAGTGTTGATGAAAGATAGGATAGCGGCAAAACAAAACCAATTTAAGAAGGCCGCAGAAAAAGTGGACAATATTTTGCAGTCAAATTTTCGACTCTCCGGACAGCAATTACAAGACCTGCAAGATTCAGGTGATTTTGACAATTATGTAGATGACCTTCTATCAACCAAAGAAGGCAGGCAGCAGGCTATTGAAGCCGGCAACCAGATCAACGCCCTCACAGTCCATGAAATGAGACAGACAAGAGCATTGCTGGCTAATTATGTGCAGGCTCAAGCAGCCGAATCAGCCCAAAAACAAAACGAAGAAAAACAGCTTGAAGCGGAAGAAGAGCGGGAACAGTCAACAGGGGTGGATATGAAGGCAGATATTTTACCTGAATTGTTCCGGTAA
- a CDS encoding VirB3 family type IV secretion system protein, translated as MRRIAIHRSLHRADLIMGIERDLLFPIGIAAGVLIVSSGNRPWQILIGLIIMSVGFALARKANKKEPILSKVFRQHVRHKKFYPAKDSPELPHKSIHYNAMSRKEKGLQSLLQYAVMVDNGVILCKNGSFLVGYEITTLDTDSSTDTELENFSTSISASLKNLGDGFTLHFDCIRSPEDYYPDKNENHFPDKITRAIDDERRIYFKKGKHFRTTHYLFITWKPDISAQKMDSFLYTEEKDEHQRKKGDDPGVKALKNFQNNLIEIEDRLSLSFRLRELKDIHLQNGIFSELLEIINWIIMGERHKIKLPEIPMYLDYLLSSQDVTGGIVPKVADKYISVVAIDGFPAESYPMMLSGLDSLSIPYRFNTRYICMDQWTALQQIENYRKGWSQKIIGFFDKLLNNAKAKPNKDAALMAEDAEEAYLINQSGFVGFGYFSGNIILLNEDKELLQTQTRDIRKVVLSQGFAARVETLNALEGWLGTHPANNYSNLRRIILHSLNLADILPLSTIYAGSAKAPCPFYPPGSPPLMYAATDGATPFRLNLHIGDLGHTLIFGPTGAGKSVLLAMIAAQFRRYKDACIFAFDKGLSMFPLVSASGGTHYHIAGDDSQLAFCPLKYIDTDAEQAWAEDWITTLAKLQKVDIKPEHRTAIHDAVTQIRNSPDQHRTLSNLYHYIQHQKLKEAIQHYTNQGAMGKLLDAPADSMTLEKYTVFEIEELMNLGEENLIPVLLYIFHRIEKAFKGQPSILILDEAWIMLGHPVFQQKIREWLKVLRKANCAVVLATQSLSDAKNSGLLDVLSESCPTKIFLPNLDAGKDTQKELYHGLGLNCTQVQIIAQARPKREYYVTSSQGSRLINLSLSPLALSFAGVSGKEDIGAIKNLINEHGTEWPKQWLHARSIKTPKI; from the coding sequence ATGCGACGAATCGCAATACATCGTTCACTGCATCGCGCAGACCTGATCATGGGCATAGAACGGGATTTGCTTTTCCCGATAGGTATTGCCGCCGGCGTGCTGATTGTATCCAGCGGCAACCGCCCATGGCAGATACTGATCGGTCTGATAATTATGTCGGTTGGGTTTGCCCTGGCCAGGAAAGCAAATAAAAAAGAGCCGATCCTTTCAAAGGTCTTCCGGCAGCATGTGCGGCATAAAAAATTTTATCCGGCCAAAGACAGCCCGGAGTTGCCGCATAAATCTATCCATTACAATGCCATGAGCAGAAAAGAAAAGGGCCTGCAAAGTCTTTTGCAGTATGCCGTGATGGTAGATAACGGGGTTATCCTTTGCAAAAACGGTTCGTTCCTGGTGGGCTATGAAATAACAACCCTGGACACGGACAGTTCAACTGATACGGAATTAGAAAACTTTTCAACTTCTATATCCGCATCATTAAAAAATTTAGGAGATGGCTTCACCCTGCACTTTGACTGCATCCGGAGCCCGGAAGATTATTATCCTGATAAAAATGAAAATCATTTCCCTGACAAGATCACTAGGGCAATTGATGATGAAAGGCGAATATATTTTAAAAAGGGTAAGCATTTTCGCACAACTCATTATCTTTTTATCACCTGGAAGCCGGATATATCCGCGCAGAAAATGGATTCCTTTTTATATACAGAAGAAAAGGATGAACACCAGAGAAAGAAAGGGGATGATCCTGGTGTTAAGGCATTAAAAAACTTTCAAAATAATCTAATCGAAATCGAGGACAGGCTCTCGTTATCTTTCCGGCTCCGAGAACTTAAGGATATACATCTCCAAAATGGCATATTTTCAGAACTGTTGGAAATTATCAACTGGATTATCATGGGGGAACGCCACAAAATAAAATTGCCGGAAATCCCTATGTATCTTGATTATCTTTTATCTTCCCAAGATGTCACAGGCGGCATAGTCCCAAAAGTTGCGGATAAATATATAAGTGTCGTTGCCATTGACGGTTTCCCTGCAGAATCTTACCCAATGATGCTGTCCGGTTTAGATAGTTTATCCATACCGTACCGGTTTAACACCCGTTATATCTGTATGGATCAATGGACAGCCTTACAGCAGATAGAAAATTACCGGAAGGGCTGGTCTCAAAAAATCATTGGTTTCTTTGACAAACTTTTAAATAACGCCAAAGCAAAACCAAACAAAGATGCCGCCTTGATGGCCGAAGATGCGGAGGAAGCCTATTTAATTAATCAATCCGGATTTGTGGGGTTCGGTTATTTTTCCGGAAACATCATTCTGTTAAATGAAGATAAAGAATTATTGCAGACGCAAACCAGGGATATCCGGAAAGTGGTTTTATCCCAAGGCTTTGCTGCCCGGGTAGAAACCCTCAATGCCCTGGAAGGCTGGCTTGGAACCCATCCGGCCAACAATTATTCCAACCTGCGCCGCATTATTTTGCACAGCCTGAATCTTGCCGACATTTTACCATTGTCCACAATATATGCCGGATCAGCTAAAGCCCCCTGCCCTTTTTACCCGCCTGGATCTCCGCCGCTGATGTATGCCGCTACAGACGGCGCAACCCCTTTTCGGCTGAACCTGCACATAGGGGATTTAGGCCATACCTTGATTTTTGGCCCTACCGGAGCGGGTAAATCCGTTTTGTTGGCCATGATCGCAGCTCAATTCAGGCGTTATAAAGATGCGTGTATTTTTGCATTTGATAAGGGCTTGTCAATGTTTCCTCTGGTCTCTGCATCAGGCGGCACCCATTATCACATTGCCGGTGACGACAGCCAGCTTGCTTTTTGCCCTTTAAAATATATTGATACAGATGCTGAACAAGCCTGGGCAGAAGATTGGATAACCACCCTGGCCAAACTGCAAAAAGTTGATATCAAGCCCGAGCATCGAACAGCCATACATGATGCTGTTACGCAGATCAGAAACTCTCCGGATCAGCACCGCACTTTAAGCAACCTGTATCATTATATACAGCACCAGAAACTCAAAGAAGCGATTCAACATTATACCAATCAGGGAGCCATGGGAAAACTTCTTGATGCGCCTGCCGATTCCATGACCCTGGAAAAGTACACCGTATTTGAAATCGAAGAGTTAATGAATCTTGGTGAAGAAAACTTAATCCCGGTGCTTTTGTATATTTTTCATCGCATAGAGAAGGCATTTAAAGGTCAGCCAAGCATACTGATCCTGGATGAAGCCTGGATTATGCTGGGGCATCCTGTTTTTCAGCAAAAAATACGGGAATGGTTAAAAGTGCTCAGGAAGGCAAATTGTGCGGTTGTCCTAGCCACACAAAGCCTTTCTGATGCCAAAAATTCAGGCCTTTTAGATGTGCTGTCAGAAAGCTGCCCAACCAAAATATTTTTACCAAACCTGGATGCAGGGAAAGACACGCAAAAAGAACTTTACCACGGTCTGGGCCTCAATTGCACCCAGGTTCAAATCATCGCACAGGCCCGGCCAAAACGAGAATATTACGTAACATCTTCACAGGGTAGCCGCCTGATCAATTTATCTTTATCCCCCCTGGCCCTGTCATTTGCCGGAGTATCAGGCAAAGAAGACATTGGCGCAATTAAGAATTTAATAAATGAGCACGGCACTGAATGGCCAAAACAATGGCTGCATGCCAGAAGTATTAAAACCCCTAAAATTTAA
- a CDS encoding TrbC/VirB2 family protein → MKKYLPLLIPTFFFIGVITFVDSAFASTISEFETPAETLMETLRGPWAKSVAILMILAAAFVMWFKKDDLDGMTKGFLVVVCIISVLALAEPIIDTLFTFGSGALI, encoded by the coding sequence ATGAAAAAGTATTTACCGTTACTTATACCAACCTTTTTTTTTATTGGTGTTATTACATTTGTTGATTCTGCTTTTGCATCAACCATTTCAGAATTTGAAACCCCTGCAGAAACCTTGATGGAAACTTTACGCGGGCCGTGGGCCAAGTCCGTTGCAATACTGATGATCCTGGCGGCTGCTTTTGTGATGTGGTTCAAGAAAGATGATTTGGACGGCATGACAAAGGGGTTCCTGGTGGTAGTCTGTATCATCTCGGTGCTGGCCTTAGCCGAACCGATCATTGATACGCTGTTCACATTCGGCAGCGGAGCATTAATATAA
- a CDS encoding conjugal transfer protein TraL — MASINMILQGKGGVGKSFTASLLSQYLVDRDQLLACLDADPINATLTAYEALKATKIEIMEGDSINSRLFDTMIEKLIQLPDEAFAVVDSGASTFVPLAAYMSENNVADFLKDSGHHLTLHTLITGGQAEGDTIQGLASLMDCFPDTPITIWVNPFFGQIDFENHKLAKTNRDQGGTTIVLPTYKKDTFGYDLELMLKSRLTFAQAINSGKFNVMAKQRLKIARDEIWNILDESGLIIDAQEQQE; from the coding sequence ATGGCATCAATAAATATGATCCTGCAGGGCAAGGGCGGTGTTGGCAAAAGTTTTACAGCCAGTCTTTTAAGTCAATATCTGGTTGATAGAGACCAGCTACTGGCATGCCTGGACGCTGATCCGATTAATGCAACCCTGACAGCCTATGAAGCATTAAAGGCGACCAAAATAGAGATCATGGAAGGTGATTCTATTAACAGCCGGTTATTTGACACGATGATAGAAAAATTGATCCAGTTGCCGGATGAAGCCTTCGCAGTTGTTGACAGCGGCGCCAGCACATTTGTTCCCCTGGCTGCTTACATGTCGGAAAACAATGTTGCCGATTTTCTGAAAGACAGCGGCCATCACCTTACGCTGCATACCCTGATCACCGGCGGCCAGGCCGAAGGTGATACCATTCAAGGCCTGGCATCCCTGATGGACTGTTTCCCGGACACCCCCATAACAATATGGGTAAACCCTTTCTTCGGCCAAATTGATTTTGAAAACCACAAACTGGCAAAAACCAATCGGGATCAGGGCGGTACCACCATTGTTTTGCCCACGTATAAAAAAGATACTTTTGGCTATGATCTGGAGCTGATGCTCAAGTCCCGCCTGACATTTGCCCAAGCAATCAATTCCGGGAAATTCAACGTCATGGCTAAACAGCGGCTTAAAATCGCCAGGGATGAAATCTGGAACATCCTGGATGAATCCGGCCTGATTATTGATGCCCAGGAACAGCAGGAATGA
- a CDS encoding Rha family transcriptional regulator, translating to MDINIKKQKINITTTGGKLTVSSMMVAEHFEKDHKNVLRTIRQIVAELPANFSDLGRLNFEPSSYINDQNKEQPAMNMTRDGFVLLVMGFTGKRAMEWKLKYIEAFNAMEKAQKDKLYLKAALQIPRESDLTVLLPTGEFGVSSWKLAKEIDQPHKALMTKIQYLDVPTLFKAENFIPMGHVEDHGPRVDGYGITLAGLGMIGHIFRSQVARAAQLKGYEQLKAVNASKDIGETAHAQPVQSVIPRFQRSDVSEKKMLALQGLISIWAWIENTTPEKLEAELCAYMQITNLKGITTSSYENAMEYIWSGIQTLQNDFIDLCTEDELRPLRGLFDFMAYYEDRISYEYLFNKFKKEHQFEDFTKVSKKDFQKIIMLAWGTMYAMCLGDKAGCCKASCIHNQL from the coding sequence ATGGACATTAACATAAAAAAACAAAAAATCAATATTACAACCACCGGCGGAAAACTGACAGTTTCTTCTATGATGGTGGCAGAACATTTCGAAAAAGACCATAAAAATGTGTTGCGCACAATTCGTCAGATTGTAGCAGAGCTACCTGCAAACTTTAGTGATTTAGGACGGCTCAATTTTGAGCCGTCCTCATATATTAACGATCAAAATAAAGAACAGCCTGCAATGAACATGACCCGTGACGGTTTTGTTTTGCTTGTCATGGGCTTTACAGGCAAGAGAGCCATGGAGTGGAAACTCAAGTATATTGAGGCATTCAACGCCATGGAAAAGGCTCAGAAAGACAAATTATATTTAAAAGCTGCATTACAAATTCCAAGAGAAAGCGATCTGACAGTTTTATTGCCCACCGGCGAGTTCGGCGTTTCAAGCTGGAAACTGGCCAAGGAAATTGATCAGCCCCACAAAGCCTTGATGACAAAAATTCAATATTTGGATGTCCCTACCCTATTTAAGGCAGAAAATTTTATCCCAATGGGACATGTGGAAGATCACGGCCCAAGAGTTGACGGGTACGGGATTACCTTGGCCGGTCTTGGCATGATAGGCCATATCTTTCGCAGCCAAGTAGCAAGAGCAGCTCAATTAAAGGGATACGAACAGTTAAAGGCTGTCAACGCCTCAAAAGACATAGGAGAGACTGCTCATGCCCAACCAGTCCAAAGTGTGATCCCCCGGTTTCAGCGGTCCGATGTTTCAGAAAAGAAGATGCTTGCGCTCCAAGGGTTAATTTCGATCTGGGCATGGATTGAAAATACCACCCCTGAAAAACTTGAAGCTGAACTATGTGCCTACATGCAGATAACAAACCTGAAAGGCATCACAACGTCAAGTTATGAAAACGCCATGGAATACATCTGGTCAGGGATACAAACTCTGCAAAACGACTTTATAGATCTTTGTACGGAAGATGAATTACGGCCGTTAAGGGGACTGTTTGATTTCATGGCTTATTACGAGGACAGGATAAGCTACGAATATCTATTTAACAAATTCAAAAAAGAACACCAGTTTGAAGATTTTACCAAAGTTTCCAAGAAAGATTTTCAAAAAATCATAATGTTGGCCTGGGGCACCATGTACGCCATGTGCCTTGGCGATAAAGCCGGATGCTGCAAAGCAAGCTGCATCCATAACCAATTATAA
- a CDS encoding TraK family protein: MKPSCKSQYLAIHDEVSTLFSKGYSKKTIYDHFIEKDKIHMSYVAWAKIMENHDQRFPFGQKKIKKEKNINQNSSKTRGKFSHSNDPYPPETDSVVEEKDNEQPFTLIKKRE; the protein is encoded by the coding sequence ATGAAACCTTCATGTAAAAGTCAATATCTGGCTATCCATGACGAAGTAAGTACTTTGTTTTCAAAGGGTTACTCAAAAAAGACCATATACGATCATTTTATCGAAAAAGATAAAATTCATATGTCTTATGTCGCTTGGGCAAAAATTATGGAAAACCACGATCAAAGGTTTCCCTTCGGTCAAAAGAAGATCAAAAAAGAAAAAAATATAAATCAAAATTCAAGCAAAACACGAGGTAAATTCAGCCATTCAAACGATCCTTACCCGCCAGAAACTGACTCTGTTGTGGAAGAAAAAGATAATGAACAACCGTTTACTCTCATTAAAAAAAGAGAATAA
- a CDS encoding TraK family protein translates to MENGPKPSCKSQYLAIHDETQTLLKQGYTIKAVYDYFFKKGVIHMSYNSWTKILKNYHKPFPFTQKKDEL, encoded by the coding sequence ATGGAGAATGGACCTAAGCCCTCATGTAAAAGTCAGTACCTTGCTATTCATGATGAAACGCAAACGCTCCTTAAGCAGGGTTATACAATCAAAGCTGTGTATGATTATTTCTTCAAAAAGGGTGTGATTCATATGTCATATAATTCCTGGACTAAAATATTAAAAAATTACCATAAACCCTTCCCTTTCACACAGAAGAAAGATGAATTATGA
- a CDS encoding helix-turn-helix domain-containing protein, giving the protein MNYTLISHGYANDLDLWFPKITINGGKMPAGVQNTFRAMIRCAVGKDHTFVNMGTLANRTNVCYRTIERHIKTLKEAKLITAVKEEINGWTETVYYFLAHPGIVKFRELRAGKAKPQLSKPVETPKRCQTETAPEIEPQIEQKTPKNSYLEIDQECHAADRQNVGNLSDHTVDRLYINTPPLPHYSESVQDRQEPATWAKIRESIISKDQLNLAAKYLPCLVAEIENGSVILSGPNKIALQRIEKHYGQTIKENFSFFGVKTIVFNVYSEELQRKKDEEQKQQDQLQLQLQKIQQQRILAEKQLQEAELNSLPLKKQFDVVLNQYPRQTGQWQAWMNFKKLVRAGELPKTSKLLQIILKNKMSHDWQRDNGRWIPGLSKFLKERRWLDYGEWT; this is encoded by the coding sequence ATGAATTACACTTTGATATCGCATGGTTATGCGAATGATCTGGATTTATGGTTCCCGAAAATAACAATAAATGGGGGCAAAATGCCAGCAGGTGTACAAAATACATTTAGAGCTATGATTAGATGTGCGGTTGGTAAGGACCATACTTTTGTGAACATGGGCACATTAGCCAACCGGACAAATGTATGCTATCGGACCATTGAAAGACATATCAAGACCCTCAAAGAAGCCAAGTTGATCACCGCTGTCAAAGAGGAAATTAACGGCTGGACAGAGACCGTGTATTATTTTCTTGCTCATCCTGGAATCGTTAAATTCAGAGAATTACGGGCTGGCAAAGCAAAACCTCAGCTATCAAAGCCTGTTGAAACACCCAAACGGTGTCAGACGGAAACGGCTCCGGAAATTGAGCCTCAAATTGAACAAAAAACACCAAAAAATAGCTACCTGGAGATTGATCAGGAGTGTCATGCTGCCGATCGACAAAATGTCGGCAATTTGTCGGATCATACCGTAGATAGATTATATATAAATACTCCCCCCCTACCCCACTATTCAGAATCAGTTCAAGACCGCCAGGAGCCTGCAACCTGGGCAAAAATCAGAGAGAGTATTATTTCTAAAGACCAATTGAATTTAGCGGCCAAGTATCTTCCCTGCCTGGTGGCTGAAATCGAGAACGGCAGTGTAATCCTGTCAGGGCCAAACAAAATAGCATTACAAAGAATCGAAAAACATTACGGTCAAACGATCAAAGAAAATTTTTCTTTTTTTGGCGTTAAAACCATTGTCTTTAATGTCTATTCGGAAGAACTCCAAAGAAAAAAAGATGAAGAACAAAAGCAGCAAGATCAATTACAGCTTCAGCTGCAGAAGATACAACAGCAAAGGATTCTGGCTGAAAAGCAACTACAGGAAGCGGAATTAAATAGTTTACCTCTCAAAAAACAATTCGATGTGGTTTTAAATCAATACCCCCGGCAAACCGGGCAATGGCAAGCCTGGATGAATTTTAAAAAACTTGTTCGGGCCGGAGAACTGCCAAAAACATCAAAACTTTTACAAATCATTTTAAAAAACAAGATGTCCCATGACTGGCAGCGAGATAATGGCCGCTGGATACCGGGACTATCAAAGTTTTTGAAAGAAAGAAGATGGTTAGATTATGGAGAATGGACCTAA
- a CDS encoding Bax inhibitor-1/YccA family protein produces MNTNLSYQQTGVMTRVNSFIRSTYNWMAIGLAATGVTSYFVSESPAVMQTVYGNPIMPWVLFIGLIVMCGFLSARIQKMQASTATGLYVGLTVLYGLCLAPIFMIYTQASIASTFFICAATFGAASVYGMVTKKDLTGMGQFLMMGLIGIIIAMVVNIFLQSSVMQTIISMIAVLLFTGLTAYDTQKLKSMAVTLPMDATGAMVRKGAILGALSLYLDFMGLFVHLLSLLGVARD; encoded by the coding sequence ATGAACACAAATCTTTCCTATCAACAGACCGGGGTAATGACCCGGGTTAATTCGTTTATCAGAAGCACATACAACTGGATGGCCATCGGTCTTGCTGCCACCGGTGTGACATCATATTTTGTCTCTGAAAGTCCTGCCGTGATGCAGACCGTTTACGGCAACCCCATCATGCCCTGGGTATTATTCATCGGTCTTATTGTTATGTGCGGATTTCTCAGTGCACGGATTCAAAAAATGCAGGCAAGCACGGCCACAGGTCTTTATGTGGGACTTACCGTTCTTTACGGTCTCTGCCTGGCCCCGATCTTTATGATTTATACCCAGGCATCCATTGCGTCCACCTTTTTTATCTGCGCTGCGACCTTTGGTGCCGCAAGTGTTTACGGTATGGTAACAAAAAAAGATCTCACCGGTATGGGCCAGTTTTTGATGATGGGTTTGATCGGTATAATTATTGCTATGGTTGTAAATATCTTCCTTCAAAGCTCAGTTATGCAAACCATTATCTCCATGATTGCGGTTTTGCTGTTCACAGGTCTTACCGCCTATGATACCCAGAAACTAAAATCCATGGCAGTTACCCTTCCCATGGATGCAACGGGTGCCATGGTCCGCAAAGGTGCTATCCTTGGAGCCTTAAGTCTTTACCTTGATTTTATGGGATTATTCGTTCATCTGCTCAGTCTGCTTGGTGTAGCAAGGGATTAA
- a CDS encoding SH3 domain-containing protein produces the protein MNLTTRVPDGYMVVAPPTLIAAQQNNELRTVTCKGEVAVAADTLNVRSGPGMAFKVTNLAYKGENLKIYQESDGWIYVELPSGKLGWVDKKFTRNIDQSPVG, from the coding sequence TTGAATCTTACCACCCGGGTGCCTGATGGATATATGGTGGTCGCACCACCAACATTAATCGCAGCGCAGCAAAATAATGAACTCAGAACAGTCACCTGTAAAGGTGAGGTTGCCGTAGCAGCGGACACGCTCAACGTAAGATCTGGCCCGGGCATGGCATTTAAAGTGACCAACCTTGCTTACAAAGGGGAAAACTTAAAGATATATCAGGAATCGGATGGCTGGATTTATGTTGAACTGCCGTCGGGTAAGCTTGGCTGGGTTGACAAAAAATTCACCCGGAATATAGATCAATCACCTGTCGGATAA
- a CDS encoding CHC2 zinc finger domain-containing protein, producing the protein MKNRFSSRQLFELRNNIPVDVLIRDHLQILSKIRDGYFRFLCPLCNEFQTAVNPATNLARCFRCEKNFNTIDLVMKIKGYGFRDSVLFLKQINTVPQVQAAKLTALAAMVGRPMPGGQ; encoded by the coding sequence GTGAAAAACAGATTTTCATCCCGGCAATTATTTGAACTGAGAAACAATATCCCTGTAGATGTGTTGATCAGGGACCATTTACAGATTCTATCCAAGATTAGAGATGGTTATTTTCGTTTTCTATGCCCTTTGTGCAATGAATTTCAAACCGCTGTAAATCCAGCCACGAACCTGGCCAGGTGCTTCAGATGCGAAAAAAATTTTAATACCATTGACCTTGTCATGAAAATCAAGGGCTATGGATTTAGGGATAGTGTCTTGTTTTTGAAACAAATAAATACTGTACCCCAGGTTCAGGCCGCAAAATTGACGGCCCTTGCCGCTATGGTCGGCAGGCCTATGCCGGGAGGGCAGTGA
- a CDS encoding DNA methylase — MERLLELETLIGRNQECFYKIGQALKEIRENRLYKQALFESFEAYTRARWDMGKAHAYRLIRAYEVIYNLSPIGDKLPANESQIRPLTQMDSIEQRRIWRAIINSGMELTARNIKKFIEDQKTAPVSKPDLTDRITHEYMAVVKAMLEQVRVAQHDHWQKTSRQAALLWHRVIYEKIVSKGADNG, encoded by the coding sequence ATGGAACGGCTGCTTGAGCTTGAAACCCTGATTGGTCGAAATCAAGAATGTTTTTACAAAATCGGCCAAGCCTTGAAAGAAATTCGTGAGAATCGTTTGTACAAGCAGGCTCTGTTTGAGTCATTTGAGGCATATACCAGGGCACGGTGGGATATGGGCAAAGCCCATGCTTACCGGCTGATTCGAGCCTATGAAGTAATTTACAACCTGTCTCCAATTGGAGACAAACTGCCGGCCAACGAATCCCAGATCCGCCCCCTTACTCAAATGGATTCCATAGAACAACGCCGTATCTGGAGGGCGATTATAAACAGTGGCATGGAACTGACCGCACGAAATATCAAAAAATTTATTGAGGACCAGAAAACGGCTCCGGTAAGTAAACCGGATCTGACAGATCGAATTACCCATGAATACATGGCTGTTGTAAAGGCAATGCTTGAACAGGTCCGTGTGGCTCAGCATGATCATTGGCAGAAGACCTCCCGCCAGGCAGCATTGTTGTGGCATCGGGTCATATACGAAAAGATTGTATCAAAGGGGGCAGATAATGGATGA